CTCCGCCACCTCAGCGGTGATCCGCTCGGCCGGGTCCTTGCGGAGCAACCCCTGCAGCACCGGCTTGAGCGGCCCGGCGTTCTTCGGCGGCGGCAGCGGCTCGGTGGCGAGCGCGGCCAGGGTGGCGATCGCCGACGGCCGCGCGTACGGCGACTTGCCCTCCACCGCGGCATAGAGGGTCGCGCCCAGCGACCAGAGATCGGCCTCCGGCCCCGCCGTGCCGTCCTTCGCCCGCTCCGGCGCGATATAGGCGGGCGAGCCGAGCACCATGCCCGTGCGGGTGACGTTCGGGTCGCCCGGGATGGTGGCCAGACCGAAGTCGGTGAGCACCACCCGGCCGTCGTTGCCGAGCAGCACGTTGCCCGGCTTGACGTCGCGGTGCATGATACCGGCCTTGTGGGCGGCCTTGAGCGCCCCCAGCACCCCGAGGCCGATCTCGACGGCCTTCGCCGGCGTCACCGGGCCGTCCTCGGCGATGGTGTCCTGCAAGGACTTGGACGGCACGTACTCCATGACGATCCACGGATCGCCGTCGGTGCGCAGCACGTCGAAGATGCGGACCACGTTGATGTTGTTGAGCCGGGCGATCGCCCGCGCCTCCCGCAGCGAGCGTTCCCGCATCTCGCGGCGCTCCTCCGGGGTGAGGCTGGGCGGCGGGACCAGTTCCTTGATCGCCACGTCCCGGTGCAGGACCTCGTCGCGCGCCTTCCACACCCGACCCATGCCGCCCTGGCCGAGCGGCGAGATGAGCCGGTACCGGTCGGCGACGAGTTGGGGAAGCGGGTTAGACATCGCTGAGACGGTACCCGGCAGCCCCGACGCCCACACCGCCGGCACGCCACTGTGCGGCGAAGGTCAAGTTCTCGACGCGTACCCTGAGGTCATGTCTGCCGAAGAGCCGCTGTTCCGGATCGTCCGCGGGGTGCCCACCGCCGAGGAGCTGGCCGCCCTGGTCGGCGCGATCGTCGTGCGGACCCGGCCGGCCGCCGCCCCCGCCCCGGCCCCGGTGTCGCACTGGACGCGCAGCGCCCGTCCGGCGGCCGCGGCGCCGATCCCCGGCCCGGGCGCGTGGCGCGCCTCCGGCCTCCCCCGCTGACCCCTTCCCGGGTACGCCCGGGACTGCCGGTATTCCGCGCAAGCCATTAACCTCACTCAGGGAAACGGCGCGGTGACAGGCAGGGAGGGTCGATGATCCCCGAGGAGAACCAACCGGCGGGCTGGCTGCGTGGCTACGACGGCATCGAGGCCGACATCCGACAGATGCGCGAGTTCGCCGATCGGCTCCAGGACGAGGTCACACGCAACTACGCCCCACACCTGTCGTACATCGCGGACGACATGAAGGCGGAGATCCCCAACCCCGCGGACGCGTTCATCGAGCTGGTGCAGTTCCTCCAGGCACACCACGAGACCCAGACCGCGACCGTGGAGCTGGTCTGGGGCATGGTGCCCGCCACCGGCCGCCTCGCCGACGCCGCCGGGGTCATCGCCGCCACGTACCAGCACTCCGATGCTTTCTCCGCCGCCCGGGTCGCCGACGTCGAACGCGCCCTGACCGCACCGTCCACAACGGCGCCACGCCCCGTGCCCCCGCTCTCCGACCCGACCGGGCCGGAGGACGGGCCGGTGATGCTGCCGTGATCGAACGAGGCAGCGGCCGCACCTCCGGCCTCACCGACTGGCACCTCATGGACCTGCTCAGCATCTGGGCCTGCGTCCAGGACCAGGACACCACCGGGCAGTGGAAGCAGGTCGCCGGCTGGCGCAAGATCTGCGACCTCGCCCTCGCCCACCTCAGCCGGCTGCAGGAGTATCGCCGCGGCCTCGCCGAGGTCTGGCCGCCGGAGACCAACGCCGCCGCCCGCACGTACATCGGCGAGCTGGACCAGCTCATCGACAAGGTGCAGCGCACCCACGACGCCGCCGCCGCGAACTACGACGCGCTCGCCGCCGCCACCCGCGCCCTCGCCAGCACCCGCACCGACCTCAAACCGCTCTACGACGAGTACGCGGAAAAGCTCCAGCAGAAGCGGGCGTACGAGGCGACGGTCGCCGACCCGAAGGCCGTGGCGGTCGGCCGCCTCCCGAGCACGCCGCCGGTGACGGAGGCCGACCTGGAGCGGTTGAACGTGGAGGCACGAGGGCTGATGGTGGGGCTGAGCGGCGAACTCCAGCAAGCCCAAGCAATGCTCCGCCAGCCACCGCCACGGCCAAATATCCGGAGGCAGCCAGACGGAAATGAGGTGACGGGCGACGCAAGCTCGGTGCCGATCATTCCGCCCGTCGTGCCGGTGCCAACGATGGTAAGTGCGCCGACTGCCCGCCAAGAAGCTGCTTCTGTCAAGCCGGTTCCGGCGACGGCTCGACAGACGGCCGGGCCAGTCCTCGGATCAGGGCCAATCCTCGGGGGAGTGGAAACTGGTCTTGCCCCGGCGCCCCCTGCCGCAGGGGCGCCGCAGGTGACGCCACCCCTGACATCCGGCCAGCCGATCGGACCGACTGCGCCGCCACCCATGCGCCATTCATACGGCCCGATCAGCCCGAATCAAGGACAAATTTCAGAGACTAGGCGTGGGCAGGCAAGCCCTTTCGGGAAGCCAGCAACTGGTGGAGCGAGCGAACCGCCACGCTCCTCCCCCCGCCCGCTCCCGTTCGGAGGGCTCATCGGCGAGCCCCCAAGTGCTGGGATAGGGCAATCGGGCAACAAAGGACTTTCAACTCGTCGGGTCAACCCGATCGGCGGCGTGATCGGTGGCGGCGGCGCTGGCACCGCCCCGAGTGGCGCGGCTGGGTCGCGCCCTGGATCGGGTCGCGCTTTCCAATCCGGTTCCCAGAGTGGCCTGCCCCCGATCGGCGGAGCACCGAACATGCATCCTCATTCAGGCGCCAACGGCTTTCCTGGTCGCGGGATTCAAACCCCAAACGGCGATCGCGAGGCCCGGACTTGGGACCGCGACCATCCATGGGACGTCGACGAAGGGGTGCCCCCAGTGATGCGGTCCCCGGATGAGGATGGACCCATAAACCCTGGACCTGCCATAGGCCTCGATCGGTGAGAAGGTATCGCTACAACAGAACCCTTGCAATTTCTGCCGCAGCAGTGGCATTCTTTCTGGCGCCACCAGGTAGAGCACAC
This sequence is a window from Micromonospora sp. NBRC 110009. Protein-coding genes within it:
- a CDS encoding acyl-CoA carboxylase subunit epsilon; the protein is MSAEEPLFRIVRGVPTAEELAALVGAIVVRTRPAAAPAPAPVSHWTRSARPAAAAPIPGPGAWRASGLPR